From the Mammaliicoccus sciuri genome, the window AAAGACCGCTTCACTAGATAAATATTTATATACGAAATTAAAGTTTTACCTCATTGACTGTATAAGAAAGCAAAGTAAAGATTCAAACCGTGTATCACCCACTTCTAATCATGAAATGTTAGATCAAAGCTTCATTGAATCTCATCAATTTGAAACGTTTAGTATGTTAGAGATTTTATCTCAAGATGAACTTATGTGGCTAAAGCTAACATTACAAGGATTCTCAACCCAAGAAATTGCGGTATATTTAAATAAAAGTGAATCGTCCATTAAGTATTATCGCAAAAATGCACGTCGTAAATTGAAATCTCATTTTTTATTTTAATTACAAATGAATTTTCAAAAATTACAATATTTTTCCCAAAATTTAAGTAACATGTTATATAGGGAGGTGTATCAAATGACTTTGATCAACCCTAATATGACATTACTGAAATACGCTGATGATTCAGCTCATAGATTCCAAATCGAATATTTAGATCAATCAACCATTTATACCAACCACTCTATCTCCTATCTTATTAACGATGCATTGAAAATTGAAGGTGCTAGTTTAAAATCAAGAGAACGTTACGCCAAATATGTCTTAAATATTTCTAAGCTGCTTCCCATTCTTATCTATGCCACTGAAGATTTCGTATTATTTCCAACAAGTGCTAAATCTAACTACAATTATATGCTGATTAACAGTAAACACATTGTTCATATAGACGCATACAAACATTACACTAAATTGTTATTAATTAATCAGCATACGAAAGTCATCTATCATGAATATCCTATCATCAGTAGGAAACTCGGTGAATCATTAAGACTCATTCAGTTTCAAAAGCATCATCTTAACAGACAGGATCTACCCTCAAATATATAAAAGCCGTTACGCTTTAAAAGTGTAACGACTTTTTTTGTTATTCTATATTAACTTACTACTTACGCCTGATAGCAATGCTTGGTATGCACTATTAAAGAATGTCAGCAATACTTCATCTCTTCTAATGATACTTTCTAAATCTTCTTCATAGATTAAAAAGCTTCCATCTTTACCATTATATTCAGCATATGATGGTTCTACTTGTTTCAAGTTGATTTTATCTTGCTTAAAAGGATTAATCTTAATAATATAATAAGGAGACTCTCTATATTTATCTCCAAAGTAATAACAAAGTGATACGGTATATTCATCATTACCTTCTACATAAAAAATAGATGTTACATCAAATTTATCCCAAAACAAACCTGTTTTGACATCTTTAATATTTCTTGAATGTAAAAATTGATAATGATCATATTGAGCTTGCTGCATTAATCTTAGTGCATGATATGCAGTCTTTGGATTGAAGATTCGTTCTTTATCATCTTCATCTAACGTTTTTTCATATGGAATATTATATGGCTTCGTATTGATAGTGATATCAATGCCGTTATCATGCAATGTATCAAATATAAAGTGATAATATTCTTGAATTGTACGTCCAGATTTGACGATCATAGATTCTTCTTTGTCATCTATTTTAACGATTAATAACTGATCGATTAAATCTAAGTTAATTTCAAATGTATGATTGTCCTTTTTTAATACGCCTGTAGATAGCCCAACTTGATTGACAGTTAACATGACGTGCTTATATAACGGTTCAGGTGTATTCACAGCTAAACAACATTTCCCCATAATTTGAACAATATATCTTATTGTTGCACGTGTATCACGCCATTCATCAAAATATAACAAGCTCATCTACAACACCCCCTAGTCAGTAATCTATGAAAATTCTTTAAATCTTCTTGCGATTAATAAACGCCTTGTAAAGAATGCATTTACCCATTTGATACCTTTATAACCTATAAAAAATAACACAATACCAATGACAAGGTATAAGGCTTGTAATGTTAATGCTTCACCAATTGGTTTTGTGAAATATAATGTAAATGTCCCTAATATCAACAAAGCAGCAGTTATTAAAATGCCCGCCATTAAGACATTTCCAAATAATAAACCACCTAACGTAATCACTTTATACAAACTACTTGGTGGTGTTGCTTTATCTATAATTTCTTTTTCTACAAATTCATTCACAAATTTACTTGGTTTACCATATTCATCGATTAAATTTTTATCTGCATGATGGTTTAAATTCTCATCCGCTATATGTTTTTCTTTTTTATTGATAAACCAAAGCTTTTTATAAACAATGGATTTATATTGTTCGTTATTCATTACACACCTCTAAAATTCATTAATATTTTAATTATAACATTAATCAAACTATACGTTGATTATTTTTCAAAATTGCTATTTTGAAGGAGTGAAAATGATGTTTAAGTTTAATATCAACTTTATTTCACATGAAAATAAATGGATATACCATAATGAAGACGCATCAATCATATATGTCACAAATGGTTATATTAATATTTTTTATCATACATCGAATTATTTGATGACATTGAATAAAGGATTTTTGTGCATTGTACCTTTTGATGAATATAGTTTTATTTATGCAGTTAATGGACAAATATGTATACTTAATATTAATAAATTAATGGTATATACATTAGCTTCAAATATTTATGAATACTTCTTACTCAAAAATTTCTATCCCATTATTCAATCTTTCAAATTCGATAAAGTATGTGATCATTTAAATACACTTATCAATCTTGCACCTTATCATAAAGAACAATTTACGACGACCGTTTCTACGAATATCATTACGTTATTAGATGATATTAAACCGCCACCCTATTCTGAAAATCCTACTAACGCTACCTATGTAAGTCATTCCCACCATAATTATTATAGAAGCCGCCATTTGTTTGAAGCTACAGTGGCACTTATCTTCAATACACATCAAACTATTTCAGATATAGCGTTAGAATATGGCTTTTATGACCAAGCTCATTTTACAAAAGTCTTTAAAAATCACCGAAACATGACGCCGCTTCATTTTAGAAAAAGATATCATGTATATTCACATTACAAATAGCGATTGATAATTTCTTCAGCCTCTATATTCTTTGCTAAAATATTTAATGAATCAAAATTCAAATCTTCTGTAATTTCATGCGTTATAACGATTACGTCCATACCAGCATCTATTGCAGCTTGTGCACCATTTGTCGTGTCCTCTATTGCTAAACACTTTTCTGGATCTACTTTAAGATCATGTGCTGCATGAATATATAATTCTGGATTTGGCTTAACAAACGCAACATCTTCACGCCCTTTAATAACTTCGACATATTTATCTAATTCTAATCTTTGTACATTAGGCATAATATGCGCTTTATAACTACTAGTTGCGATACCCATTTTCTTATGATTTTGAATACCATAATCAATTAAATCTTTAACT encodes:
- a CDS encoding sigma-70 family RNA polymerase sigma factor; translated protein: MKQHKFEHYYKQYKNMIHYLLHRYHIQYGYEDYYQLLLIKLWTEIERYDFSKTASLDKYLYTKLKFYLIDCIRKQSKDSNRVSPTSNHEMLDQSFIESHQFETFSMLEILSQDELMWLKLTLQGFSTQEIAVYLNKSESSIKYYRKNARRKLKSHFLF
- a CDS encoding helix-turn-helix domain-containing protein, giving the protein MFKFNINFISHENKWIYHNEDASIIYVTNGYINIFYHTSNYLMTLNKGFLCIVPFDEYSFIYAVNGQICILNINKLMVYTLASNIYEYFLLKNFYPIIQSFKFDKVCDHLNTLINLAPYHKEQFTTTVSTNIITLLDDIKPPPYSENPTNATYVSHSHHNYYRSRHLFEATVALIFNTHQTISDIALEYGFYDQAHFTKVFKNHRNMTPLHFRKRYHVYSHYK
- a CDS encoding DUF5996 family protein — its product is MSLLYFDEWRDTRATIRYIVQIMGKCCLAVNTPEPLYKHVMLTVNQVGLSTGVLKKDNHTFEINLDLIDQLLIVKIDDKEESMIVKSGRTIQEYYHFIFDTLHDNGIDITINTKPYNIPYEKTLDEDDKERIFNPKTAYHALRLMQQAQYDHYQFLHSRNIKDVKTGLFWDKFDVTSIFYVEGNDEYTVSLCYYFGDKYRESPYYIIKINPFKQDKINLKQVEPSYAEYNGKDGSFLIYEEDLESIIRRDEVLLTFFNSAYQALLSGVSSKLI
- a CDS encoding competence protein ComK, producing the protein MTLINPNMTLLKYADDSAHRFQIEYLDQSTIYTNHSISYLINDALKIEGASLKSRERYAKYVLNISKLLPILIYATEDFVLFPTSAKSNYNYMLINSKHIVHIDAYKHYTKLLLINQHTKVIYHEYPIISRKLGESLRLIQFQKHHLNRQDLPSNI
- a CDS encoding HAD family hydrolase: MYDAIIFDFDGTIIDTEINLFNTLNKHIEQKNNEKISLDEYKASIGSVSEALNDKILNALGSKQALEEMFEDHYEGTKSLPIKPVVKDLIDYGIQNHKKMGIATSSYKAHIMPNVQRLELDKYVEVIKGREDVAFVKPNPELYIHAAHDLKVDPEKCLAIEDTTNGAQAAIDAGMDVIVITHEITEDLNFDSLNILAKNIEAEEIINRYL